The genome window AACTATGTGGCCATCATCTCCACGGTGAACTGCTCCGCCTCCACCGTGCGTGCCATTGCCGACCACTTTCGAGGCGAAGCCTTACACGATTTTCCGGAAGTGGATGGGGTCATTCCACTTATCCATAAAAGTGGCTGCGGGCAACATTTGGGCGGCGAAGACTACAAGCAGCTGCAGCGCACTTTGGCCGGGTTTGCGAACCATCCCAACGTGGGCGGATGCCTTTTGGTGGGGTTGGGATGTGAAGTGAATCAGCCGGACGCGTTGGTGCAAAACACAGGGCTTGTGCCCGCTGGCCAGATCGCGATAGGCCATGTAGAGCCACCCCCCATTTTCGTTATTCAAGAGACGGGAGGGGTGCGTAAAACCACTCAAGCCGGCGTAGAAGCCACCCTCAAGTTGCTACGTCGCGCCAATCAGGCTCGCCGAACCGACTGCCCAGTTTCCGAGCTGATCGTTGGAACCAACTGTGGCGGCAGCGACGGCAACTCAGGCATTACCGCAAACCCCGCGTTGGGCTTGGCTGGAGACATGTTCGTGCGTCAAGGGGCCGGTTGGGTGCTGGCGGAGACCACGGAGACCTACGGGGCGGAGCACCTATTGACGCGACGGGCGGTCACTAGAGAGGTCGCCGAGAAGCTTGTGGCCCTCATGCGTTGGTGGGAATGGTATACCGGTGTCTGGGGGGCGACCATAGATGCGAACCCCACTCCCGGCAACAAAAAAGGGGGCATTACCACCATCTATGAAAAATCGCTTGGCGCAGTGGCCAAAGCGGGCTCTACGCCGCTTGTGGAAGTCTATCCCTATGCGGCCCGCATCACCAAAAAGGGGCTTACTTTCATGGATACGCCGGGCTACGACCCCGTTTCTGTCACCGGTTTGGTGGCCGGTGGTTGTAACCTCATCGCCTTCACGACTGGGCGAGGTTCATGTCTTGGGTTTAAGCCGACTCCCGTTCTCAAAATCGCCTCGAATACAGCGCTATATGAACGTATGCAGGAGGATATGGATATCAACGCTGGAGCGATCCTCGATGGCGTTCCCATGGAGGATGTGGCGCGCGAAATCTTCGAGGCGTTGATCGCTGTAGCTAGCGGTAAGAAGACGAAAAGTGAGCTGCAAGGGCTTGGCGAGGAGGAGTTTGCGCCCTGGACTTTAGGGCCGGTGATGTAGGCTAGCATGGAGAAAGGATGTTATGGGTATGAACCGATCGCAAAAGAATATAGCTTTGCTCATAGGGGCTTTATGCCTCTGCTGCTTCCCGCTCACTGCCAAAGCCATTGCGTTGAAGGCAGCGACGCCTAACCGCACCGAGGTGCCTTGTTATGAAAAGTATGAGCTAACACTCGACCTTCATACCGACGCTAAAAACCCTTTCGACCCCGATGAGATCGATGTAGAGGCCGATTTCACAGGGCCGCAAGGTCTGCATTTCCGTGTGCCCGGTTTTCTCTACCAGCCCTTTACCACCCGAATGCAGGGGAATGAAGAGCAGATGGTGCCCACCGGCGCTCCTGTGTGGATGGTGCGTTTTGCACCGAACCGTGTGGGACGGTGGACCTGCCGAATCTCCGCGCACGATGCCTCGGGCACGGTCGTCCTGCCGTTGCTTCACTTTACCTGCGTGCCCTCAAGCTCGCCGGGATTCATCCGCCGCGATCCGCACAATCCTTTTCTCTTTGCCTACTCCAACGGCAAGCCCTATTTCCCTGTGGGAGAGGACATGTGCTGGGCGGGTTCTGGCGGTTCCACCGAGTTTAACCGCTGGCTGGCCGATCTTAGCGCCCATGGAGGGAACTGGATTCGGCTTTGGATGTTTCATTGGCATCATACCGACATCGAATGGAGCGGCCCGCCGCCAGGAGAGGGGGAGGATCGTTTTATAGGAACGCACGGTTTGGGCTACTACGCGCTCGATAACGCCTGGATGGTGGATAGAATTCTCGATCTGGCTGCGAAGTACCATGTGAACGTCATGCTCTGCTTGGGCACCTATGGCGAGTTCACAACCGGAGGCTACTTTAATGAAGGCATGTGGGCCCAAAACCCCTACAACGCTGCCAACGGCGGCCCCTGTCAAAAACCAGACGACTTTTGGACCAACCCCATAGCACAAAAGTACTATCAGCAGCGCTTGCGCTATCTAGCGGCACGCTACGGTTGGCGAACGAATCTCTTCGGATGGGAGTTTTGGAACGAGGCCAACCCACCCGCCAGCTGGGTGCAGATGATGGGCGATTATCTCAAAGGAATGGGACCCGACGCAGGCCACCCCGCCGATCCCTACCGTCATCTCGTTAGCACCACCTACGGAAACCCGGCCATCTGGCAGCTGCCGGAAGTGGATTTTACAATGACGCATAACTACGGCACCGGAAATATCCCCGATTGGGCGCCGGTGGTACATACGGACGCCCTTGAAAATCGAAAATACGGCAAACCGCATTTTATGGCCGAGTTCGGCATAGACTGGCGATCGTCTGATGCAAAATACGACCCAGAAGGCAAAGGAGTAAACCTCCACAACGCGCTATGGTCTTCCATCGTATCTGGCGACGCCGCTACCGCCATGATCTGGTGGTGGAACAATTATGTTGCCCCGAAGCACCTCTACTCTCTGTTCGACGCGCCCGCCAAGTTCATCGCTTCGGTACCGTGGCAAGAGGGCACTTGGCAGCCAGCAAATTGCGATCAACCACAAACATTGGGACAAAAGCCCGTTTTTTACGATGCCGTCTTCACGCCGCAACTTGGTTGGGAACGTTCAGCGGAGAACTTTACGCTGACATCGGCAGGCACGGTGATAGGGGGCGCCTTGCCAACGTATCTCTTTAGCCCAGGTAAGCCCGATCTACGAAGCGTTCCCACCTTCCATGTGCATTTCAGCCGGCCGGGGCGATTCGTCCTTCACATCTACCAAGTTTCCAATTTCGCCAATCTACGCGTGCTCCTCGATGGCAAACCCGTGGCGGAGTTCGATCTACCTGCTGCCCCGCCCAAAAACGGACAAAAGCCAGAGTATAAGGAGACGCAGTTTGAGCCTCAGTACAACATCTATTTGGCCACTTACGACAAAGACTACGGTATCGAGGTGCCTGCCGGAGATCATACGATTACTCTGGACGTTGTGGATGGTGACTGGCTAAGCCTCCACTCCATGATACTGACCAACTACCTCGATGGGCACTATGCCCCGCTAGATTGCTATGCGCTTACCAACGGCAAAATGGCGCTGCTATGGGTTCAGAACAAGGCCTATAACTGGTTGAACGTCT of Chthonomonas calidirosea T49 contains these proteins:
- a CDS encoding UxaA family hydrolase, with protein sequence MTQRLEAQILQEVALLLREEDDVAVARRSLEKGTPIVHEARTFLLRDDIPAGHKLAVRDHRVGEPLRKYGQIIGFATADIAQGDWVHTHNLGFGKGEGSGETALQLPLEFCTEVPTVDYVGEAERRSFRGYRRADGRVGTRNYVAIISTVNCSASTVRAIADHFRGEALHDFPEVDGVIPLIHKSGCGQHLGGEDYKQLQRTLAGFANHPNVGGCLLVGLGCEVNQPDALVQNTGLVPAGQIAIGHVEPPPIFVIQETGGVRKTTQAGVEATLKLLRRANQARRTDCPVSELIVGTNCGGSDGNSGITANPALGLAGDMFVRQGAGWVLAETTETYGAEHLLTRRAVTREVAEKLVALMRWWEWYTGVWGATIDANPTPGNKKGGITTIYEKSLGAVAKAGSTPLVEVYPYAARITKKGLTFMDTPGYDPVSVTGLVAGGCNLIAFTTGRGSCLGFKPTPVLKIASNTALYERMQEDMDINAGAILDGVPMEDVAREIFEALIAVASGKKTKSELQGLGEEEFAPWTLGPVM
- a CDS encoding DUF5060 domain-containing protein, encoding MNRSQKNIALLIGALCLCCFPLTAKAIALKAATPNRTEVPCYEKYELTLDLHTDAKNPFDPDEIDVEADFTGPQGLHFRVPGFLYQPFTTRMQGNEEQMVPTGAPVWMVRFAPNRVGRWTCRISAHDASGTVVLPLLHFTCVPSSSPGFIRRDPHNPFLFAYSNGKPYFPVGEDMCWAGSGGSTEFNRWLADLSAHGGNWIRLWMFHWHHTDIEWSGPPPGEGEDRFIGTHGLGYYALDNAWMVDRILDLAAKYHVNVMLCLGTYGEFTTGGYFNEGMWAQNPYNAANGGPCQKPDDFWTNPIAQKYYQQRLRYLAARYGWRTNLFGWEFWNEANPPASWVQMMGDYLKGMGPDAGHPADPYRHLVSTTYGNPAIWQLPEVDFTMTHNYGTGNIPDWAPVVHTDALENRKYGKPHFMAEFGIDWRSSDAKYDPEGKGVNLHNALWSSIVSGDAATAMIWWWNNYVAPKHLYSLFDAPAKFIASVPWQEGTWQPANCDQPQTLGQKPVFYDAVFTPQLGWERSAENFTLTSAGTVIGGALPTYLFSPGKPDLRSVPTFHVHFSRPGRFVLHIYQVSNFANLRVLLDGKPVAEFDLPAAPPKNGQKPEYKETQFEPQYNIYLATYDKDYGIEVPAGDHTITLDVVDGDWLSLHSMILTNYLDGHYAPLDCYALTNGKMALLWVQNKAYNWLNVYENHPIPPVEATTTVLHGLPNGRYQVQWWDTITGKITGTTEVLCHDGRLSLSLPSIATDRAAKILPLNTTAHR